A genomic segment from Deltaproteobacteria bacterium encodes:
- a CDS encoding integration host factor subunit beta — MNKSDLIEALRKETGLSQIKATQVVNLFFDRITQALARGDRVEIRGFCSIFVKAYQGYTGRNPKTGAHTQVSQKKLPFFKCGKELKERVDYK; from the coding sequence ATGAACAAGTCGGATCTCATAGAGGCGCTGCGAAAGGAAACCGGTCTCTCACAAATCAAAGCCACGCAAGTTGTTAACCTGTTCTTCGACCGGATTACTCAGGCCCTGGCAAGGGGCGACAGGGTAGAGATCCGGGGCTTTTGCAGCATTTTCGTAAAGGCATATCAAGGCTACACTGGCCGAAATCCCAAGACAGGCGCACACACCCAAGTGTCACAAAAAAAACTACCCTTCTTCAAATGTGGCAAGGAACTGAAAGAAAGGGTTGATTATAAATAA